In a single window of the Flavobacterium ammoniigenes genome:
- a CDS encoding glycosyltransferase family 4 protein, whose protein sequence is MANNSTKKLLIITYYWPPAGGPGVQRWLKFVKYLPDFDVQPIVFVPENPTYPIVDSNLVAEVSDKAIILKTPIFEPYQLASFLSKNKTKKISSGIIPNQKKQSFLEKVMLWVRGNLFIPDARVFWVKPSVAYLEKYIRENEIDTIITSGPPHSLHLIGLELKQKMNLKWLADFRDPWTTIGYHKSLRLSQYAAKKHKQLERQVLNTADTIIVTSKTTKAEFQALTTKPIEVITNGFDVEKVDKQSLDTKFSLAHIGSFLSERNPKIVWESLVELCTEIPDFKSHLEIKLIGAISQEVLETIEQFGLNLYLNNLGYVSHAEAVAHQRKSQVLLLIEINSEETKSILPGKLFEYMVSERPILAIGPKDSDFAEIITNTNSGVFFEYSEKAKLKQTIQEYYNQFLVGKLQSHAVGLQQYSRKNLTQQLVELLRQQ, encoded by the coding sequence ATGGCAAATAATAGCACCAAAAAACTTTTAATCATTACCTATTATTGGCCGCCAGCTGGAGGGCCAGGAGTACAACGTTGGTTGAAGTTTGTGAAGTATTTACCTGATTTTGATGTACAACCTATCGTATTCGTACCTGAAAACCCAACCTATCCAATTGTGGATTCTAATTTGGTTGCTGAAGTTTCAGATAAAGCCATTATTTTAAAAACTCCCATTTTTGAACCGTATCAATTGGCTTCTTTTTTATCTAAAAACAAGACCAAAAAAATCAGTTCAGGGATTATTCCCAATCAAAAAAAGCAATCGTTTTTAGAGAAAGTGATGCTTTGGGTACGAGGTAATTTATTTATACCTGATGCTCGGGTATTTTGGGTAAAACCTTCTGTTGCCTATTTGGAAAAGTACATTCGTGAAAACGAAATTGACACCATAATTACATCGGGACCACCACATAGTTTGCATTTGATCGGATTGGAATTAAAACAAAAAATGAATCTGAAGTGGTTGGCAGATTTTCGTGACCCTTGGACCACTATTGGTTACCATAAATCGTTACGATTATCTCAATATGCAGCTAAGAAGCACAAACAATTGGAAAGGCAAGTGTTAAATACGGCTGATACCATTATCGTAACTAGTAAAACTACTAAAGCCGAGTTCCAAGCTTTAACCACTAAACCAATTGAAGTAATTACCAATGGCTTTGATGTTGAAAAAGTAGACAAACAAAGCTTGGATACAAAATTTAGTTTGGCTCATATTGGTTCTTTTCTATCAGAAAGAAATCCGAAAATAGTATGGGAAAGTTTGGTCGAACTTTGTACTGAAATTCCTGATTTTAAATCCCATTTAGAGATCAAATTAATAGGCGCTATTAGCCAAGAAGTTTTGGAAACAATCGAACAATTTGGATTGAATTTGTACTTAAATAATCTAGGTTATGTATCGCATGCCGAAGCTGTGGCACACCAGCGCAAATCACAAGTTCTATTATTAATAGAAATTAATTCAGAAGAAACCAAAAGTATATTGCCAGGAAAATTGTTTGAGTATATGGTTTCGGAACGGCCAATACTAGCTATCGGTCCAAAAGATTCTGATTTTGCTGAGATAATAACCAATACTAATTCAGGAGTGTTTTTTGAGTATTCAGAAAAAGCGAAATTAAAGCAAACCATTCAAGAGTATTATAATCAATTTTTGGTAGGGAAACTGCAATCACATGCAGTTGGACTTCAGCAGTATTCTCGAAAAAATTTAACCCAACAAT
- a CDS encoding YfhO family protein: MKKLNTFYPHLLAIIGFVLVSLIYFYPVLQRKQIFQSDIAQYTGMAKEQIDFREATDKEPYWTNSAFGGMPTYQLGAKYPHDYIGALDDVMRFLPRPADYLFLYFLGFYGLLLVLKIDPLKAFFGAIAFGFSTYLIIILGVGHNAKAHAIGYMPLVIAGFLMVFQKKYVWGGLLTLFATALEINANHFQMTYYLLIFLLVLVGYFSFQFIKEKDYKGLGIAFGVLAIAGIFAIGANATNLLATTEYTKFSTRGKNELTFNSNGSKVTENSALSRDYITEYSYGIAESFNLVAPRLFGGSNNETLGTDSSMYQFMISQGVPDSQAQDYVKGMPTYWGDQPIVAAPAYIGAVVFFLAFLALFIDNRKIKYVFFGGAMIALVLSWGKNFPVLTNFFIDYIPLYDKFRAVSSIQVLLELCFPVLAVMGLQSFFQLDQNQQKKGLLQSTLFGLGVLLILFLCKGTFSFSASSDDYFIKNYGPAFVDALKADRKTMYSADLLRSAFFILLVAGSLLLFIKKKLAQQTTIVVIGLVMIFDLFVVDKKYVSEKDFVSKREIEVPFQATPVDAQILQDSSNYRVFEINGNLSSARASFFHKSIGGYHAAKPRRMQQLFDYQIAKNNLEPLNFLNVKYLIQTDKEGKEFPIANPDANGNAWFVSQVKLVPTADEEMKALGQLDSKNVAVLNSKEFTMNKLAFVKDSSAVITLDSYQPNHLQYTSINANEGLAVFSEMYYKNGWNAYIDGNKVEHLQVDYVLRALVLPAGKHSVEFKFEPQVVQTGSTITLVSSIGILLLLMGGIYFERKKTIEMQQNGK, from the coding sequence TTGAAAAAACTAAATACGTTCTATCCACATTTGCTTGCCATTATTGGTTTTGTTCTTGTTTCCTTGATTTATTTTTATCCTGTTTTACAGAGAAAACAAATTTTCCAATCCGATATTGCACAATATACTGGAATGGCAAAAGAACAAATTGATTTTCGCGAAGCAACAGATAAAGAACCGTATTGGACCAATTCCGCTTTTGGAGGAATGCCAACCTATCAATTGGGAGCAAAATATCCACATGATTATATAGGTGCTTTAGATGATGTAATGCGTTTTTTACCTCGACCAGCCGATTATTTATTTTTGTATTTCTTAGGATTTTATGGGTTATTGTTAGTGCTTAAAATTGATCCTCTGAAGGCGTTTTTTGGAGCGATTGCTTTTGGTTTCTCTACTTATTTGATCATTATTTTGGGAGTTGGGCACAATGCAAAAGCACATGCTATTGGGTATATGCCCTTGGTGATTGCAGGATTTCTAATGGTCTTTCAAAAAAAATACGTTTGGGGTGGTTTACTGACTCTGTTTGCAACAGCTTTAGAAATTAATGCCAATCACTTTCAAATGACCTATTATTTGTTGATTTTTTTATTGGTGTTGGTGGGTTATTTTTCCTTTCAATTTATCAAAGAGAAAGACTATAAAGGATTAGGAATTGCTTTTGGGGTATTAGCTATTGCTGGTATTTTTGCTATTGGTGCCAATGCTACGAATTTATTGGCTACAACTGAATACACCAAATTTAGTACCCGTGGAAAAAACGAATTGACCTTCAATAGTAATGGTTCTAAAGTAACTGAAAACAGTGCGTTATCTCGTGATTATATAACTGAGTACAGTTATGGCATTGCTGAAAGTTTCAATTTGGTCGCGCCAAGACTTTTTGGAGGATCTAATAATGAAACCTTAGGAACTGATAGTAGTATGTATCAGTTCATGATCAGCCAAGGAGTGCCAGACAGTCAAGCGCAAGATTATGTAAAAGGAATGCCTACCTATTGGGGAGACCAACCCATTGTTGCAGCACCAGCATACATTGGGGCAGTAGTATTCTTTTTGGCTTTCTTAGCTTTGTTTATAGACAATCGTAAAATCAAATACGTTTTCTTTGGAGGAGCCATGATTGCTTTGGTGTTGTCTTGGGGAAAAAACTTTCCAGTACTAACCAACTTTTTTATTGATTATATTCCGTTGTATGATAAATTCAGAGCGGTTTCTTCGATACAAGTCCTGCTAGAATTATGTTTCCCGGTATTAGCAGTGATGGGGTTACAGTCTTTTTTCCAATTGGATCAAAATCAGCAAAAGAAAGGCTTGCTCCAATCGACCTTGTTTGGTCTTGGAGTGCTATTGATACTGTTTTTGTGTAAAGGGACCTTTAGTTTTTCTGCTTCAAGTGATGACTATTTTATCAAAAATTATGGACCTGCTTTTGTAGACGCTTTAAAAGCAGATCGAAAAACCATGTACAGCGCTGATTTGTTGCGTTCTGCATTTTTTATTCTGCTTGTGGCTGGATCTTTATTGTTGTTTATCAAGAAAAAATTGGCTCAGCAAACTACTATAGTCGTTATTGGATTGGTCATGATTTTTGATCTGTTTGTAGTGGACAAAAAATACGTTTCTGAAAAAGATTTTGTAAGCAAAAGAGAAATAGAAGTACCTTTTCAAGCCACTCCGGTAGATGCACAGATATTGCAAGACAGTAGCAACTATCGGGTTTTTGAAATCAATGGTAATTTATCTAGTGCCAGAGCTTCCTTTTTCCATAAATCAATTGGTGGCTATCATGCGGCAAAGCCAAGAAGAATGCAGCAATTATTTGATTACCAAATTGCCAAAAATAATTTAGAACCCTTGAACTTCTTGAATGTAAAATATTTGATTCAAACGGATAAAGAAGGTAAAGAATTTCCTATTGCCAATCCGGATGCCAATGGAAATGCTTGGTTTGTGAGTCAGGTGAAATTAGTTCCAACTGCAGACGAAGAGATGAAGGCATTGGGTCAACTAGATTCCAAAAATGTGGCTGTTTTAAATTCAAAGGAATTTACAATGAATAAATTGGCTTTCGTCAAAGACAGTTCAGCTGTAATCACCTTGGATTCGTATCAGCCCAACCATTTACAATACACTTCTATTAATGCCAATGAAGGTTTAGCAGTGTTTTCAGAAATGTATTATAAAAATGGCTGGAATGCCTATATAGACGGGAATAAAGTAGAACATCTTCAAGTTGATTATGTTTTAAGAGCATTGGTACTTCCTGCAGGAAAACATAGTGTTGAATTTAAATTTGAACCTCAGGTGGTTCAAACAGGTAGCACAATTACTTTGGTAAGTTCTATTGGGATCCTTTTACTATTGATGGGCGGAATTTATTTCGAAAGAAAAAAGACAATCGAAATGCAGCAAAATGGCAAATAA
- a CDS encoding DUF4834 family protein, with translation MQEASFSNFIRTVFYILMFYYLFKFLARLFLPMLVKKAVEKAGESFQKQQQYAQEAAWKKAQNNDEIIYKETDAKNPRETKKVGDYVDYEEID, from the coding sequence ATGCAAGAAGCTTCTTTTTCTAATTTTATAAGAACTGTATTTTACATATTGATGTTCTATTATTTATTTAAGTTTTTAGCGCGCTTGTTTTTGCCTATGTTAGTTAAAAAAGCAGTAGAAAAGGCAGGTGAGAGTTTTCAAAAGCAACAGCAATATGCTCAAGAGGCTGCTTGGAAAAAAGCGCAAAATAACGATGAAATTATCTACAAAGAAACGGATGCTAAAAACCCTCGTGAAACCAAAAAAGTAGGGGACTATGTGGATTACGAAGAAATAGATTAA
- a CDS encoding transporter encodes MFKNNPSILLSFLLIPLWSFAQYTDQINSNRPGETMSAFAVGKSVIQLETGAYGISQKHHLLNYVTNGYGIDATIRYGMFKEKLEFLADVQYQSQLYEARLITIDQKALKQTVLGAKYLLYDPFKNQEKKVNVYSWKVDKSFKWKQLIPAVSVFAGANITSANNPYHFSTKAGISPKVILITQNHFGDGSWVLVTNTIADYIGTEFPSYGYAVTLTKGLNKNWSGFIENQGYKSDFYSDLIVRSGAAYLVTEDLQLDVSASASLKNTPSIFYGGIGFSYRFDGNYQEIRTPIEEDPVSVKKEKNKKKKRFLIF; translated from the coding sequence ATGTTTAAAAATAACCCTTCGATACTATTGAGTTTTTTATTAATTCCACTATGGAGTTTTGCCCAATATACGGACCAAATCAATTCCAATAGACCTGGCGAAACGATGTCGGCTTTTGCAGTAGGAAAATCAGTGATACAATTGGAAACCGGGGCTTATGGAATAAGTCAAAAACACCATTTACTAAACTATGTTACCAATGGTTATGGCATAGACGCAACGATTCGTTATGGCATGTTCAAGGAAAAATTAGAATTCCTTGCCGATGTCCAGTATCAAAGTCAATTGTATGAAGCTCGCTTGATTACAATAGACCAAAAAGCACTTAAACAAACTGTTTTGGGCGCAAAGTATTTACTTTATGATCCTTTTAAAAATCAAGAAAAGAAAGTAAATGTATACAGCTGGAAAGTGGACAAGTCTTTTAAATGGAAGCAATTGATTCCAGCAGTATCTGTTTTTGCTGGTGCGAATATCACTTCAGCGAACAATCCCTATCATTTTTCTACCAAAGCAGGCATTTCGCCCAAAGTTATTTTAATTACTCAAAATCACTTTGGAGATGGAAGCTGGGTATTGGTTACCAATACTATTGCGGACTATATTGGAACTGAATTTCCAAGTTATGGCTATGCGGTCACTCTTACCAAAGGCCTAAATAAAAACTGGTCTGGATTTATAGAAAACCAAGGCTACAAAAGCGATTTTTATAGCGATCTAATTGTCCGATCAGGAGCAGCTTATTTAGTTACAGAAGATCTTCAATTGGACGTTTCTGCAAGTGCAAGTTTAAAAAACACTCCTTCTATTTTTTATGGAGGAATTGGCTTTTCTTACCGTTTTGATGGGAATTATCAAGAAATTAGAACACCTATCGAAGAAGATCCCGTAAGTGTGAAAAAAGAAAAAAATAAAAAGAAAAAGAGATTCCTGATTTTCTAG
- a CDS encoding GTP cyclohydrolase, whose product MIQIKEAITKSELTDYIKFPFTLYKGNQYWVPPIIADELETFDKSKNPAFENAEAYFYLAYRNNKIVGRIAAIINWEEVNNQQKKKVRFGWFDVIDDVEVTKALLEKVYELGRKNNLEYVEGPMGFSNLDKVGVLTEGFEEIGTMITWYNHPYYSDHFEQLGYVTEKEYLENKFPFENVKLEFFDKAQELIKRRYQLRPLNFKKTKDVLPYVDKMFDLFNASYASLSSFVAISDVQKDYFKKKYISFINPEYIKFVEDKDGNLVAFAIVMPSFSKALQKANGKLFPFGFLHLLNARNNSKDVTFYLIGVHPEYQNKGVHAIIFKEYHTTFTEKGIQNCIRTPELADNQAIHLLWKNFDPKIVCRRKTFRKEL is encoded by the coding sequence ATGATTCAAATTAAAGAAGCCATTACCAAAAGTGAATTAACCGATTACATTAAATTCCCTTTTACCTTATACAAAGGCAACCAATATTGGGTTCCGCCCATTATCGCTGACGAATTAGAAACTTTTGACAAAAGTAAAAATCCCGCTTTTGAAAATGCGGAAGCCTACTTTTATTTGGCCTATCGCAATAATAAAATTGTAGGACGAATTGCCGCTATTATCAATTGGGAAGAGGTCAATAACCAACAAAAGAAGAAAGTGCGTTTTGGCTGGTTTGACGTCATTGATGATGTGGAAGTAACGAAAGCCTTACTTGAAAAAGTGTATGAGTTAGGCCGTAAAAACAATCTTGAATACGTCGAAGGCCCGATGGGTTTCTCTAATTTGGACAAAGTTGGCGTACTCACCGAAGGTTTTGAAGAAATTGGCACCATGATTACCTGGTACAATCATCCCTATTATTCTGATCATTTTGAACAATTGGGCTATGTTACCGAAAAAGAATATTTGGAAAACAAATTCCCTTTTGAAAATGTGAAATTGGAGTTTTTTGACAAAGCACAAGAGTTAATCAAAAGGCGCTACCAACTGCGACCTCTTAATTTCAAGAAGACCAAAGACGTTTTACCGTATGTGGATAAGATGTTTGATTTATTCAACGCTTCTTATGCTAGTTTGTCTTCATTTGTAGCTATTTCTGATGTCCAAAAAGACTATTTCAAAAAAAAATACATCAGTTTTATCAATCCAGAATATATCAAATTTGTAGAGGACAAAGACGGAAATTTAGTGGCTTTTGCTATTGTAATGCCAAGTTTTTCAAAAGCTTTACAAAAGGCAAATGGCAAATTATTTCCATTTGGTTTCCTGCACCTGCTGAATGCTAGAAACAACAGTAAAGACGTTACTTTTTATTTAATTGGCGTTCATCCAGAATACCAAAACAAAGGAGTTCACGCGATAATTTTTAAAGAATACCATACCACTTTTACCGAAAAAGGGATTCAAAATTGCATCCGAACTCCTGAACTAGCCGACAATCAGGCGATTCATTTGCTTTGGAAAAATTTTGATCCCAAAATTGTCTGCAGAAGAAAAACGTTTCGAAAAGAGTTATAA
- a CDS encoding aminotransferase class I/II-fold pyridoxal phosphate-dependent enzyme, producing the protein MVKDLFERIQTNKGPLGKWASQAEGYFVFPKLEGELGPRMKFQGKDILNWSLNDYLGLANHPEVRKADTDAAIEYGAAYPMGARMMSGHTKYHEQLEQELAAFVMKESAYLLNFGYQGIMSTIDALVTRNDVIVYDVDAHACIIDGVRLHSGKRFTYRHNDVESMEKNLQRATKIATETGGGILFITEGVFGMRGQQGKLKEVVAMKKKYNFRLLVDDAHGFGTLGKTGAGAGEEQGVQDDIDVYFSTFAKSMANIGAFVAGDKEIIDYLKYNLRSQMFAKALPMIQTIGSLKRLELLRQSSEIKDKLWVNVNALQNGLKEKGFNIGDTNTCITPVYLEGSIPEAMVMVNDLRENYGIFLSIVVYPVIPKGIILLRMIPTASHTLADIDETLSAFEAIREKLVNGTYRQIAEQTKVDLDA; encoded by the coding sequence ATGGTAAAAGATTTATTCGAAAGAATTCAGACTAATAAAGGACCATTAGGAAAATGGGCTTCACAAGCAGAAGGTTATTTTGTTTTTCCAAAATTGGAAGGCGAATTAGGACCGAGAATGAAATTTCAAGGAAAAGATATTTTAAACTGGAGTTTGAATGATTATTTAGGTCTTGCGAATCATCCTGAAGTTAGAAAAGCTGATACCGATGCAGCGATTGAATACGGTGCCGCATACCCAATGGGAGCTCGTATGATGAGCGGCCATACTAAATACCACGAACAATTAGAACAAGAATTAGCGGCTTTTGTAATGAAAGAATCGGCTTATTTATTGAATTTTGGTTACCAAGGAATTATGTCTACTATTGATGCTTTGGTGACTAGAAATGACGTCATTGTCTACGATGTTGATGCACATGCTTGTATTATTGACGGGGTACGTTTGCATAGTGGGAAACGTTTTACCTACCGTCATAACGACGTGGAGAGTATGGAGAAAAACCTACAACGTGCTACAAAAATTGCTACTGAAACCGGTGGTGGAATTTTGTTCATTACTGAAGGAGTTTTTGGAATGCGTGGTCAACAAGGAAAGTTGAAGGAAGTGGTGGCGATGAAAAAGAAATACAATTTCCGTTTGCTAGTTGATGATGCACACGGTTTTGGTACACTTGGAAAAACAGGTGCTGGAGCAGGTGAGGAGCAAGGAGTACAAGACGATATTGATGTGTACTTTTCAACTTTTGCTAAATCAATGGCAAACATTGGTGCATTCGTTGCTGGTGATAAAGAAATTATTGATTATTTGAAATACAATTTACGTTCGCAAATGTTTGCTAAAGCATTGCCTATGATTCAAACGATTGGTTCGTTGAAACGTTTGGAATTATTGCGTCAATCTTCTGAGATTAAAGATAAATTGTGGGTGAACGTAAATGCATTGCAAAACGGTTTAAAAGAAAAAGGATTTAATATTGGAGATACCAACACTTGTATTACACCAGTTTATTTGGAAGGTTCAATTCCAGAAGCGATGGTGATGGTGAATGATTTAAGAGAGAATTATGGAATTTTCTTATCAATTGTGGTCTATCCAGTAATTCCAAAAGGAATTATTCTATTGCGTATGATTCCAACAGCTTCTCATACTTTGGCTGATATTGACGAAACTTTATCGGCGTTTGAAGCGATTCGTGAGAAATTAGTCAATGGAACCTACAGACAAATTGCAGAGCAAACCAAAGTAGATTTGGATGCTTAA
- a CDS encoding DUF1501 domain-containing protein: protein MKRRSFIKKTTFTSIPLLLKGIPVVASSDLLSQSLEKMALAALNCDRILVIIQQNGGNDGLNTIFPLDKWSNLVNARANILMDPKQVLTLSDNPTTGLHPAMTEMKNLYDNGKMMIVQGVSYPNPIYSHFKATDIWFTGSGSTKDLDTGWIGRALDIKYPNFPNGYPTAEMPDPLAIQIGSTLPFSLQGPHINMGYSAPDPNALLNIINGVADPAPDSDYGHELTFLRLMKDQSNEYIKVIQKAYNVPLTTPVIYPKNNKLADQLKIVAKLINGGLKSPIYIVNHPNSHDTHSAQVNTTDKTQGTQATNLTLLSQAIGAFQQDLETMGKSDSVSGMTFSEFGRRIKSNSSQGTDHGAAAPVLFFGSMLNTSSQVKKTMYPITGMIGKSPNLPLNAGVSDQVEMQFDYRQLYTTVMQDWLCMSEAEATQVLGTNFVKLPIFNATLSSSEDFDDNSIILFPNPSKDGMVTLRFPDIVKDYVSVSLLSINGQLIKSEVFKLNQRELKLDYSGHLQESMYIISIDWNGNRFYKKVLFN, encoded by the coding sequence ATGAAAAGAAGAAGCTTTATAAAGAAAACTACATTTACATCCATCCCTTTATTATTAAAAGGAATTCCAGTAGTTGCCTCTTCCGATTTGTTAAGTCAATCACTTGAAAAGATGGCTTTAGCAGCTTTAAACTGTGATAGAATTTTAGTAATTATTCAGCAAAACGGGGGCAATGATGGTTTGAATACTATTTTTCCACTTGACAAGTGGAGTAATTTAGTAAATGCTAGAGCTAACATTTTAATGGATCCAAAACAGGTACTTACTCTTTCAGATAATCCCACAACAGGTTTACATCCTGCAATGACTGAGATGAAAAATCTTTATGATAATGGGAAGATGATGATTGTGCAAGGTGTTTCTTATCCTAATCCAATTTATAGTCATTTTAAAGCTACCGACATTTGGTTTACAGGATCTGGAAGTACTAAAGATTTAGATACGGGTTGGATTGGTAGAGCATTAGATATCAAATATCCTAATTTTCCTAATGGATATCCAACAGCTGAAATGCCAGATCCTTTAGCAATACAAATTGGTTCAACTTTGCCATTTTCGTTACAAGGTCCACATATTAATATGGGGTATAGTGCACCAGATCCCAATGCTTTGTTGAATATAATTAATGGCGTTGCAGATCCCGCTCCAGATTCAGATTATGGTCATGAGTTAACGTTTTTAAGACTGATGAAAGATCAGAGTAATGAATACATCAAGGTGATTCAAAAAGCATATAACGTGCCTTTGACTACCCCTGTAATTTATCCAAAAAACAACAAATTAGCAGATCAATTAAAGATCGTAGCAAAATTGATTAATGGCGGCTTAAAATCTCCAATTTATATTGTAAATCATCCAAATTCGCATGATACACATAGTGCACAAGTAAATACTACAGACAAGACTCAGGGTACTCAAGCTACTAATTTAACTTTATTATCACAGGCCATAGGAGCTTTTCAACAAGATTTAGAAACAATGGGCAAATCGGATTCAGTATCTGGAATGACTTTTAGTGAGTTTGGTAGAAGAATTAAAAGTAATTCGAGTCAAGGTACAGATCATGGTGCTGCTGCCCCAGTTTTATTTTTTGGGTCTATGCTTAATACTTCTTCTCAAGTTAAAAAGACAATGTATCCTATTACAGGTATGATCGGAAAGTCGCCTAATTTACCTTTGAATGCGGGTGTCAGTGATCAAGTTGAAATGCAGTTCGATTACAGACAATTGTATACCACCGTGATGCAAGATTGGTTGTGTATGTCTGAAGCAGAAGCTACTCAGGTCCTAGGTACTAATTTTGTAAAACTACCCATTTTTAATGCTACATTATCTAGTAGCGAAGACTTTGACGATAACAGCATTATTCTTTTTCCAAATCCTTCTAAAGATGGAATGGTAACTCTTCGTTTTCCAGATATTGTAAAAGATTATGTTAGTGTTTCTTTATTATCTATTAATGGTCAGTTAATAAAAAGCGAAGTCTTTAAATTAAATCAAAGAGAATTGAAGTTAGATTATTCTGGACATTTACAAGAATCTATGTATATAATTAGTATTGATTGGAATGGGAATCGTTTTTATAAAAAAGTGTTGTTTAATTAA
- a CDS encoding DUF1800 domain-containing protein, translating to MSNKLSRRQLFKLIVRRNSNGIDPLLEKYRRKVYNGRRYVDTTSSRIFNRKNTITSGITPYTGVWTEKEAIHLLKRTLFGFKINDLNTFVSGGLNSAVNQLLNFTNPTPLPPVNNYQNVFNDEGGIAYGEDWTNHAFNSNSIGGTTDFYRNISLSSWNTGQVLNQENIIREKMLWFWYHFIPIDLDTVRSASGSNSARIGYDYFKFLRANATGNFKVIIRNIATQPAMMYYLNNQVNTKTAPDENFAREIMELFTLGKDPLSQYTESDVVQAAKVLTGWRVQNLTQSPTTTSFVSSLHDTSNKTFSPFFNNTVINSNGSAELDAFITMLFSKQQVVSEYICRRLYRYFVYYDIDASVEANVIQPLARIFVAANWEIKPVLEALFKSEHFFDMANRGVYIKSPFDLVLGSLRTFNIVHNVSDTSNFDAQYSLWRYFNSTIMKPMEQTMGEVPNVSGWNAFYQSPSFHEYWINSNTVQKRYSFINTIFNGYSPTFNGFKVKIEVDVIAWVSQFPGSIIENPDLLVNECVKYLLSIDLSTNVKDSLKVQNLLSNQTNNSYWTTAWVNYTNSPNNTTFTSVVKTRLKGLLLSIAQLAEYQLM from the coding sequence ATGAGTAATAAATTATCTAGAAGACAATTATTTAAATTAATTGTGCGTAGAAATTCAAATGGTATAGATCCTTTATTGGAGAAATACAGAAGAAAAGTATACAATGGACGTCGATATGTAGACACAACCTCTTCAAGAATCTTTAACCGAAAAAATACAATTACTTCTGGGATTACTCCTTATACAGGTGTTTGGACAGAAAAAGAGGCTATACATTTATTGAAACGAACCCTTTTTGGATTTAAAATTAATGACTTAAATACATTTGTTTCTGGTGGATTGAATTCTGCTGTGAATCAACTTTTAAATTTTACTAACCCAACACCTTTACCGCCTGTAAATAATTATCAGAATGTTTTTAATGACGAAGGCGGTATAGCTTATGGTGAAGATTGGACCAATCATGCCTTTAATTCTAATTCAATAGGGGGAACTACCGATTTTTACAGAAACATAAGTTTGTCTAGTTGGAATACCGGTCAAGTATTAAATCAAGAAAATATTATTCGCGAAAAGATGCTTTGGTTTTGGTATCATTTTATACCAATTGATTTGGATACTGTAAGATCGGCATCAGGTTCTAATTCGGCAAGAATTGGTTATGATTATTTCAAATTTTTAAGAGCTAATGCAACGGGTAATTTCAAAGTAATTATTCGAAATATAGCAACTCAACCTGCTATGATGTACTATTTGAATAATCAAGTTAATACCAAAACGGCACCAGATGAAAATTTTGCTCGTGAAATAATGGAATTATTTACACTTGGAAAAGATCCTTTGAGTCAATATACGGAATCTGATGTTGTTCAAGCTGCTAAAGTGCTGACAGGATGGAGGGTTCAAAATTTGACACAATCCCCAACTACTACTTCATTTGTTAGTTCGCTACACGATACTTCTAACAAAACCTTTTCCCCTTTTTTTAACAATACTGTTATCAATTCAAATGGATCAGCTGAATTAGATGCATTTATAACGATGCTATTTAGTAAGCAGCAAGTGGTATCGGAATACATTTGTAGAAGATTGTATCGGTATTTTGTATATTATGATATTGATGCATCAGTTGAAGCAAATGTAATTCAACCTTTGGCAAGAATATTTGTAGCAGCTAATTGGGAGATAAAACCAGTGTTAGAGGCCTTGTTTAAAAGCGAACATTTTTTTGATATGGCCAATCGTGGGGTATACATCAAATCTCCATTTGACCTAGTTTTAGGTAGTTTGCGAACTTTTAATATAGTTCATAATGTGTCCGATACATCTAATTTTGATGCCCAATATTCCTTGTGGAGATATTTTAATTCCACTATTATGAAGCCAATGGAACAAACAATGGGAGAAGTGCCAAACGTTTCAGGTTGGAATGCATTTTATCAATCGCCTTCATTTCATGAGTATTGGATTAATTCGAATACTGTTCAAAAACGCTATTCTTTTATTAATACTATTTTTAATGGTTACTCACCAACATTTAATGGATTTAAAGTTAAAATAGAAGTAGATGTTATTGCTTGGGTTTCCCAATTTCCTGGATCAATAATAGAGAATCCTGATCTATTGGTAAATGAGTGTGTGAAATATTTATTGTCAATTGATCTTAGCACAAATGTAAAAGACAGTTTAAAAGTTCAAAATTTATTATCGAATCAAACTAATAATTCATATTGGACTACAGCATGGGTAAATTATACTAATTCACCAAACAATACCACCTTTACTTCAGTTGTTAAAACTAGATTGAAAGGATTATTGTTATCTATTGCACAATTAGCAGAATACCAATTAATGTAA